TCCGCCTGTGCTGCGCGGTTCCGTCTGCTCGCGGTGAAATCACGGTTGCGAGAGGCCCTCTGCATTGGGCTGGAACCACTCTGCCCGCTCGACGTTGGGTCAATACAACCGGACATGAAAGGAGCCAAGAAATGCTTTACTGGGCACTGGTTTTTCTCGTCGTCGCGCTGATTGCGGCCGCCTTCGGGTTCGGGGGCATCGCCTCGGCCTCGGCCGGCATCGCGCAGATCCTGTTCTTCGTCTTCCTCGTCCTCTTCGTCGTTGCGCTGGTGGCGCGGGCGCTCCGGGGCCGTATGCCGTAACATGAGAAGGATGACGGCTGCACGTCATTCGCAGGTTCGCGCGGATGGCACAAAAGACCCCGCCGTGTAACCCGGCGGGGTCGACTGTTTCAGGCTGTTTCAGGGCTGGCCGCCGGCACTGACGCCAGCCCCGGGGCAGCTCAGGCGCCGAGCGTCTCGGTGCTCGAGAAGAACATCGCCTGGCTCACCGCCGAGCGCACCTGGTCCTCGGTATAGGGTTTCGAGATCAGGAAGGCGGGTTCCGGCCGCTCGCCGGTCAGCAGGCGTTCGGGGAAGGCGGTGATGAACACCACCGGCCGGTCGCCGAGGTCGCCGAGGATGTCGTTCACCGCGTCGATCCCGGAGGATTTGTCGGCCAGCTGGATATCGGCGAGGATCAGGTCCGGCGGGTCCTTCTTCGCCAGATCGACGGCGCCGCGCCGGGTGCGGCCGATCCCGGTCACCTCATGGCCCAGCCCCTGGACGATGGCCGAGATGTCGATGGCGATGATCGCCTCGTCCTCGATGATCAGCACGCGCCCGGCGATGCTGCGGGCCATTTCGTCGCGGGCGATCCGGATCAGCTGTTCGGCCTCGGTGCCCGGCAGGCCCATGATCGTGCCGACCTCCTCGGTCGTGAAGCCCTCGATCGACTGCAGCAGCAGGGCCTCGCGGGTATTGCGGGTCAGGCCCGCAAGCCGGGTCTGGGCCTCGATGGCCGAGGCGGGTTGCGACTCGCTCAGCGGCGCGCCCGAGGATCCCCAGATCCGGTTGAACGCCTTGAACAGCGCGACCTTTGGCGGCAGCCCCTGTTCGAAGACCTCCCGATCTGAAAGGATCGCCTCGAGTGTCGCGATCGCATAGGCGTCGCCGCTGGTCTGGCTGCCAGTCAGCGCCCGCGCGTAGCGTCTGAGATAGGGCAGTTCCGACCCGATCACTCGGGAAAGATCGTCAGAATGTGGTGCATGCGTCATGCGCGACCTCAAAAAAACAATGTCTCATGGGAACCGAACGCGATTACCGGCGTTTGGTTCCGCAGTCTGAAAGTTAAGGCGGGCCGACCGGAATGGAACACAAGGACCGTAGGGGTCGCATGGAAGAGCAAATCGACGACAATTTGCGGCGCGTCTATGCGCAGGCCGTGGAGGAGCAGGTCCCCGACCGCTTCCTCAAGCTGCTTGAGCAGCTGCGCGGCGCTGGCGCCGAGGCGTCCAATGGCAGCAGCGGCAAGGGTAGCGATACGTGAGCGTGGCGTCGGACCCCCGGGAAGACCTGGTGACGCATCTCCCGGCGATGCGGGCCTTTGCCCTCAGCCTCACGCGCAATTCGGCCACGGCCGATGACCTGGTGCAGGATGCGATCGTGAAGGCCTGGAGCAATTTCGACAAGTTCGAACCCGGCACCAACCTGAGGGCCTGGCTGTTCACGATCCTGCGCAACACCTATTATTCGATGCATCGCAAGCGTCGGCGCGAGGTCGAGGACCCGGATGGCGCGCTTGCCGCGCATCTCTCGGAAAAGCCGCATCATGACGGCAGGCTTGCGCTGGCGGACTTCAAGGTCGCTTTCGCCAAGCTGCCCGACGAGCAGCGCGAGGCGCTGATCCTGGTCGGCGCCGAAGGCTTCTCCTACGAGGAGGCCGCCGCGACCTGCGGCTGTGCCGTGGGTACCATCAAGAGCCGGGTCAACAGGGCCCGGGTGCGGCTGGCCGAGCTGATGCATCTGAACGATGCCGACGATATTGCGATGACCGATCCCGTGACGCTGGCCGGTCTTTCCTCCAAGCGACCTGCATGACCGATACTCTCAAGGCGCGCATTTCGACGCGCCGTCTGACCAAGAGCCTGGCGCTCTGGCTGATCGGTGCCCTGACCGTCGCCATGCTGCCGCTGGGGCTGATCTCCGTGTCGCAGACCTCGAAGGTCCTGCACGAGACCGAGCGGCTTTCGGGCGTGGCGCTCATGGACCGGACCCAGCGCGCCGCGGTGCGGACCCAGGCGCTGATCCAGGAGGCCTTCGGTGCGGCCCGTTCCGTTGCCGCGGCCAATGTGGTGTTCGAGGGCGGCGGTCTTTCCTGCGACGCGGTGATGGCGCGGCTGGTCAAGGACAACCCGACCTATCTCTTCGCCGGGTTCGTCGAGCCCGATGGCAGGATCACCTGTTCCTCGAATGGCGAACATCTCAGCCTCGTCGATCAGGCCTATTTCCTCAATCTTCTGCGCGATCCGCAGCCTCGCGTCGACACCCGGTTCAGCGTTCCGCTGGAGGGCGCCCGGGTGGTGCGGGTCAGCGTGCCGGTCTTCGAGGAGGGCGAGCTGCAGGGGTTCGTTCTCATCTCGATGCCCTATGCCGCGGCCTATTACACGCTCGATGACGGCGGCGCCGAGGTCGATCTGCTGGTGTTCGACCATGAGGGCGAATTCCTCACCGCCGAGGCGGCCACGCGCGAGGAGGGCGCTCCGCCCGAGACCTTCGAGGAGGTCTTGCCGCGCAACCATACCCTCGAGGCGCTTGCCGCGGCGGGGCGGCAGTCGTTCCGCGGTACCAACCGGCTTGGCGAGACCCGCGATTTCGCGGTGGTTCCGGTGATCGACGACCGCATTTTCGTGATGGGCAGCTGGGCGCCCGACCGCAATGGCACGGTGCCGACGACGGGCCGGGCCTTGGCGCTCTATTTCCCGATCCTGATGTGGGTGGCCGGCATCGTCGTCGCCTATTTCGCCGTGCACCGGCTGGTGATCCGTCACATCAAGCGGCTGCAGAGCTGGATGCGGCTCTATGCCAGCGGACATACCGATTTCGGGCAGGCCCGGCTCGATCACGCCCCGCACGAGCTTGAAGTGGTGGCCGAGGCCTTCCGCAGCATGACCCGGCGTCTGGCCGAACAGGACCGCGCTCTCGAGGAGGATCTGGCCGAGAAGACGATCCTGCTGAAGGAGGTCCATCACCGGGTCAAGAACAACCTTCAGCTCATCACCTCGCTGATGAACATGCAGATCCGCAACGCCCGCAGCGCCGAGGCGCGCCGGCTTCTCAAGCGGGTGCAGGACCGGGTGATGGCGCTTGCCGCGATCCACCGTTATCTCTACATGGCCCGCAAGCTGTCCCTGGTCCGCGCCGACAGGCTGCTCGACGACATCATCCGCCAGCTGGTGGTGGTCAGCGATATCGGCGGCGCCGAGAAGAGC
The genomic region above belongs to Rhodovulum sulfidophilum DSM 1374 and contains:
- a CDS encoding response regulator, which produces MTHAPHSDDLSRVIGSELPYLRRYARALTGSQTSGDAYAIATLEAILSDREVFEQGLPPKVALFKAFNRIWGSSGAPLSESQPASAIEAQTRLAGLTRNTREALLLQSIEGFTTEEVGTIMGLPGTEAEQLIRIARDEMARSIAGRVLIIEDEAIIAIDISAIVQGLGHEVTGIGRTRRGAVDLAKKDPPDLILADIQLADKSSGIDAVNDILGDLGDRPVVFITAFPERLLTGERPEPAFLISKPYTEDQVRSAVSQAMFFSSTETLGA
- a CDS encoding DUF1328 domain-containing protein, whose translation is MLYWALVFLVVALIAAAFGFGGIASASAGIAQILFFVFLVLFVVALVARALRGRMP
- a CDS encoding RNA polymerase sigma factor — its product is MASDPREDLVTHLPAMRAFALSLTRNSATADDLVQDAIVKAWSNFDKFEPGTNLRAWLFTILRNTYYSMHRKRRREVEDPDGALAAHLSEKPHHDGRLALADFKVAFAKLPDEQREALILVGAEGFSYEEAAATCGCAVGTIKSRVNRARVRLAELMHLNDADDIAMTDPVTLAGLSSKRPA
- a CDS encoding sensor histidine kinase — protein: MTDTLKARISTRRLTKSLALWLIGALTVAMLPLGLISVSQTSKVLHETERLSGVALMDRTQRAAVRTQALIQEAFGAARSVAAANVVFEGGGLSCDAVMARLVKDNPTYLFAGFVEPDGRITCSSNGEHLSLVDQAYFLNLLRDPQPRVDTRFSVPLEGARVVRVSVPVFEEGELQGFVLISMPYAAAYYTLDDGGAEVDLLVFDHEGEFLTAEAATREEGAPPETFEEVLPRNHTLEALAAAGRQSFRGTNRLGETRDFAVVPVIDDRIFVMGSWAPDRNGTVPTTGRALALYFPILMWVAGIVVAYFAVHRLVIRHIKRLQSWMRLYASGHTDFGQARLDHAPHELEVVAEAFRSMTRRLAEQDRALEEDLAEKTILLKEVHHRVKNNLQLITSLMNMQIRNARSAEARRLLKRVQDRVMALAAIHRYLYMARKLSLVRADRLLDDIIRQLVVVSDIGGAEKSVKIATQFSPVEVNPDQSVPLSLLATEAAINAVKYCGTPPEGGQAWITMALQTLEDGRICLSVVNSRSEDPEPDPGAETGALTDSSGMGRQLISSFAAQLDAEFEVHSEPDRYELHVTFAPLGASLEEDEAEPDEEAASGGVSEGT
- a CDS encoding NepR family anti-sigma factor, whose translation is MEEQIDDNLRRVYAQAVEEQVPDRFLKLLEQLRGAGAEASNGSSGKGSDT